From a single Chitinophaga sp. Cy-1792 genomic region:
- a CDS encoding undecaprenyl-phosphate glucose phosphotransferase: MKLIVQRPMLFRQLADCIVLTCAFLFSQEMVVLLKHPAMAQPANLWLLLISQVTWLLTGQYSTHLYDDFRSRPFSYEFMAITKTLLLHVCILTFVGFYFFKHLYSPRLFIGIYTTSIYIIMLVTKLLIKKMLVKLRSYGLNKKNILIIGAGETGQNFLQTISANDHYGYQCVGFVDIAPNEAVNGKYLGNISDLTRIFEKHEIDDVVLALPQSTREEREHIIVTSEQAAKRVKIIADCHQHCSSMVKMSLFGHFPLISIRTTPLDDAGIQQLKRAFDILFTVVMMAAFSWLFLLIAVLIKLTSAGPVIYRQERWGLKNKRMVIYKFRTMRVNCEEIGTSGEYLQAERNDPRVTKIGKILRKTNLDELPQFFNVLRGEMSFVGPRPHCTPMHVEMQKTVKHYMLRHQVKPGITGWAQINGCRGECKSLLEQQKRINLDIWYIENYSIWLDIQIVFQTIVNMIRGDKNAF; encoded by the coding sequence ATGAAACTCATTGTTCAAAGGCCCATGCTCTTTCGCCAGCTGGCAGACTGCATCGTGCTAACATGCGCATTCCTGTTTTCCCAGGAAATGGTGGTGTTGCTTAAACATCCGGCCATGGCCCAACCCGCCAACCTTTGGCTGTTGCTGATCAGCCAGGTCACCTGGCTGCTTACCGGCCAATATAGTACTCATCTATATGATGATTTCAGGTCGAGGCCATTCTCCTACGAATTTATGGCCATCACCAAAACACTGCTGCTGCACGTATGTATACTTACATTCGTGGGCTTCTATTTCTTTAAACACTTATACTCGCCCCGGCTGTTTATCGGCATTTATACTACCAGCATATATATCATCATGCTGGTAACAAAACTGCTGATCAAAAAAATGCTGGTAAAACTCCGCTCCTATGGTCTCAATAAAAAAAATATCCTGATCATAGGCGCCGGTGAAACCGGGCAGAATTTTCTGCAAACCATTTCTGCCAACGACCATTACGGCTACCAATGTGTAGGCTTTGTCGACATTGCCCCAAATGAAGCTGTCAACGGAAAATACCTCGGCAATATATCTGACCTTACCCGGATTTTTGAAAAACATGAAATTGATGATGTAGTACTGGCATTGCCGCAGAGTACCAGGGAAGAAAGGGAACATATCATCGTTACCAGCGAACAGGCAGCCAAGAGGGTAAAAATCATCGCCGACTGCCACCAGCATTGCAGCAGTATGGTTAAAATGAGCTTATTCGGACACTTCCCGCTGATCAGCATACGTACCACCCCGCTGGATGATGCCGGCATACAGCAGCTGAAACGCGCTTTTGATATACTTTTTACGGTGGTCATGATGGCTGCTTTTTCCTGGCTGTTTCTGCTGATCGCCGTACTGATAAAATTAACGTCGGCCGGCCCGGTGATATACCGCCAGGAAAGATGGGGACTGAAAAACAAGCGTATGGTCATCTATAAGTTCAGGACCATGCGTGTCAACTGCGAGGAAATAGGCACCAGTGGCGAATACCTCCAGGCTGAGCGCAACGATCCCAGGGTAACAAAAATCGGGAAGATATTGCGCAAAACAAACCTCGATGAACTGCCACAGTTCTTTAATGTTTTACGTGGAGAAATGTCGTTTGTAGGTCCGCGCCCACATTGTACCCCCATGCATGTAGAAATGCAGAAAACCGTGAAACACTATATGCTGCGTCACCAGGTGAAACCCGGTATCACCGGCTGGGCACAGATCAACGGCTGCCGTGGCGAATGCAAGTCATTGCTGGAGCAACAGAAACGAATCAACCTGGATATCTGGTATATAGAAAATTATAGTATCTGGTTAGATATACAAATCGTATTTCAGACGATCGTAAATATGATCAGGGGAGATAAAAATGCATTCTGA
- a CDS encoding glycosyltransferase family 1 protein, with protein sequence MNIYLDNIVFSIQQAGGVSAYWYELLKGICNSGQRVSFLNTRLTADNVFEQQLQYNDYPCIRESKLPAGLLRYLPLRYTLPAGAIYHAGYMRVSPQKNILNILTVHDFAHERKLATRFPRGLFNTTQKAYGIRKADGIICISESTRSELYHFYPQARAASVSVIHHGIGSDFSVMDKRSWPSVLAKKNIPAYVLYVGARNYYKHFNTAVQALALLPENYHLVAVGGGATSATENALLKKLLPGRHHLLPVVSKETLNHLYNQAFCLLYPSVYEGFGFPPGEAMKAGCPVVACNRTSIPEVVGDAGILADEPLPEVFAFRIQELEQDSYRQRLISKGLARVQQFTWEKTVASTLHFYQNCWQKKFAR encoded by the coding sequence ATGAATATCTATTTGGACAATATCGTTTTCAGCATTCAGCAGGCAGGCGGGGTATCTGCCTACTGGTATGAACTATTGAAGGGTATCTGCAATAGCGGGCAGCGTGTATCCTTTCTGAATACCCGGCTTACCGCGGATAATGTTTTTGAGCAACAGTTACAATACAACGATTATCCATGTATCCGGGAAAGCAAACTACCGGCGGGTCTGCTGCGGTACCTCCCGCTGCGGTATACTTTGCCGGCAGGCGCCATATATCATGCAGGCTATATGCGGGTATCTCCCCAGAAAAATATACTGAACATACTCACCGTGCATGACTTTGCACATGAGCGTAAGCTGGCCACACGTTTTCCGAGAGGGTTATTCAATACCACCCAGAAAGCCTATGGCATCAGGAAGGCAGATGGAATCATCTGTATTTCTGAAAGTACCAGGAGTGAACTATATCATTTCTATCCGCAGGCACGCGCAGCCAGCGTCAGCGTGATACACCACGGCATAGGCAGCGACTTTTCCGTGATGGATAAACGCTCCTGGCCATCGGTGCTGGCAAAGAAAAATATTCCGGCGTACGTGTTGTATGTGGGCGCCAGAAACTATTATAAACATTTCAACACCGCAGTACAGGCGCTGGCGTTGTTACCGGAAAATTACCACCTGGTAGCTGTTGGTGGTGGGGCCACATCAGCAACAGAAAATGCGCTGCTGAAAAAATTGCTGCCAGGCAGGCACCATCTGCTGCCGGTAGTTAGTAAAGAAACACTGAACCACTTGTATAATCAGGCCTTTTGCCTGCTCTACCCTTCTGTTTACGAAGGCTTTGGATTTCCTCCGGGAGAAGCCATGAAGGCCGGTTGCCCGGTAGTTGCCTGTAACCGCACTTCCATTCCGGAAGTTGTAGGCGATGCCGGCATACTTGCAGACGAGCCTTTGCCGGAAGTTTTTGCCTTCCGCATACAGGAACTGGAACAAGACAGTTACCGGCAACGGCTGATCAGCAAAGGACTGGCCAGAGTACAGCAATTTACCTGGGAAAAAACAGTGGCATCTACATTACACTTCTATCAAAATTGTTGGCAAAAAAAGTTTGCAAGATGA
- a CDS encoding sialate O-acetylesterase, which yields MTHSFLMIGQSNMAGRGFTAEVPAILDEGIKVLRNGRWQTMTEPVNYDRPVAGVSLAVSFAAALRHSNPQAAVGLIPCADGGSSIDEWAVDGPLFENAVTQARLAMRDSTLAGILWHQGEADSLPGNAERYTSKFGPVIAALRAALNAPAIPLIVGGLGDFLVKGTYGKVFSSYQVVNDQLLQYAESQPHCYFATAAGLTANPDYIHFNAASLRLFGIRYAEAFTKQQQITAPLPFESAVLETIYNREMTVAEKTFELQLKFAHGKISVTTFQQELEQLQPL from the coding sequence ATGACTCATTCATTTTTAATGATTGGCCAGTCCAATATGGCGGGCCGTGGTTTTACAGCCGAGGTACCGGCTATCCTGGACGAAGGCATCAAAGTACTTCGGAACGGTCGCTGGCAAACCATGACAGAACCCGTTAACTACGACCGTCCGGTTGCTGGTGTTAGTCTGGCTGTTTCTTTTGCAGCCGCATTACGGCACAGCAACCCACAGGCGGCGGTAGGCCTTATCCCTTGCGCCGATGGCGGCAGCAGCATCGACGAATGGGCTGTAGATGGACCATTGTTTGAAAATGCCGTTACCCAGGCACGCCTGGCCATGCGTGACAGCACCCTGGCGGGTATACTCTGGCATCAGGGCGAGGCTGACAGTCTGCCCGGAAATGCAGAACGTTATACCAGCAAGTTTGGCCCCGTAATAGCAGCACTGAGAGCTGCACTGAACGCACCTGCAATACCGCTGATCGTGGGAGGTCTGGGCGACTTCCTTGTAAAGGGCACCTATGGTAAAGTGTTTTCCTCCTACCAGGTAGTCAACGACCAGCTCTTGCAATATGCGGAATCTCAGCCCCATTGCTACTTTGCGACAGCTGCGGGCCTCACGGCCAATCCGGATTATATTCATTTCAATGCGGCTTCCCTCCGGCTATTTGGTATACGTTACGCAGAGGCCTTCACAAAGCAGCAGCAAATCACGGCGCCATTGCCTTTTGAAAGTGCCGTGCTGGAAACCATCTATAACAGGGAGATGACCGTTGCGGAAAAAACCTTTGAGCTGCAACTTAAATTCGCTCATGGAAAAATCTCTGTAACCACCTTCCAGCAAGAATTGGAACAACTACAACCTCTATAA
- a CDS encoding FkbM family methyltransferase: MYKLSMFGLGLRNSENDYVTGEKAFIRFLQARKLLNSGVILDIGANVGHYSAMLRDAQINLPIFAFEPHPKTYLKLKDIAEKRNFTPVCLGAGEASSDTVIYDYDGQEGSEHASMYKEVIETLHHGMAEEIRISMTTLDEFIATNDIDKIALLKIDTEGHERNVLQGATQAIRAGKIDVIQLEFNEMNVISKTFFKDIIDLLPNYDFFRLLPDGPLSLGIYHPVHYEIFCFQNIVAVRKDLC; encoded by the coding sequence ATGTATAAGCTGAGCATGTTCGGGCTGGGCCTGAGAAACAGTGAAAATGATTATGTGACGGGAGAGAAAGCCTTCATTCGTTTCCTGCAGGCCCGTAAACTGCTGAACAGTGGTGTGATATTGGACATCGGTGCTAATGTTGGTCACTATTCAGCCATGCTCCGTGATGCGCAGATAAACCTGCCTATTTTTGCATTTGAGCCCCATCCGAAAACTTACCTTAAACTCAAAGATATCGCCGAAAAAAGAAACTTTACGCCTGTTTGCCTGGGCGCCGGCGAAGCATCATCGGATACCGTAATATATGATTATGACGGACAGGAAGGCTCTGAACATGCCAGTATGTATAAGGAAGTAATAGAAACGCTGCACCATGGCATGGCAGAAGAAATCCGCATTTCCATGACCACCCTGGACGAATTTATTGCTACTAACGATATCGATAAAATTGCCCTGTTGAAAATAGATACGGAAGGGCATGAACGCAACGTGCTCCAGGGCGCCACTCAGGCCATCAGGGCGGGGAAAATTGATGTTATCCAGCTGGAGTTTAATGAAATGAATGTCATATCCAAAACATTCTTTAAAGATATTATTGACCTGCTTCCCAATTATGACTTCTTCCGTTTGTTGCCGGATGGCCCACTATCCCTGGGTATCTATCATCCGGTACACTACGAAATATTCTGTTTCCAGAATATAGTGGCAGTACGAAAAGACCTATGCTGA
- a CDS encoding nucleotide-diphospho-sugar transferase, with product MNTPVLILIFNRKAKSLELIRHLRAVKPRRIYIAADGPRDNRPEETLQCETTRNAVLEAIDWTCQITTLFRTGNLGCGKAVSSAISWFFEQEEEGIILEDDCMPAPSFFDFCTNMLHHYRQDQYVMHINGSNFQFGNQRGNASYYYSRMAHIWGWATWRRAWKYYDFSLSRYKHHTTTGLSRTLLHDYHWIMNGKLDTWDVQWFLSVWFNKGWVIAPNVSMVRNIGYDAESTHTQRIPPWFSKIAYGEITDIVHPQKRSIDQEADNYASKVMFSPSRTYLVVRDFIKTSPRLMKLYTRLTTK from the coding sequence AAAATCACTGGAGCTTATCAGGCACCTGCGTGCGGTGAAACCCCGCCGCATATATATTGCAGCCGATGGCCCCAGAGACAATCGCCCGGAAGAAACCCTGCAATGTGAAACGACCAGGAATGCAGTACTGGAAGCCATCGACTGGACCTGCCAGATAACCACCCTCTTCCGCACCGGTAACCTCGGTTGCGGAAAGGCCGTCAGCAGCGCTATCAGCTGGTTCTTTGAGCAGGAAGAAGAAGGTATTATCCTGGAAGATGATTGCATGCCAGCCCCCAGCTTCTTTGATTTCTGTACCAATATGCTCCACCACTACCGGCAAGACCAGTACGTCATGCATATCAATGGCAGCAACTTTCAGTTTGGCAATCAACGCGGAAATGCCTCCTATTACTATTCCCGCATGGCACACATCTGGGGATGGGCCACCTGGCGCCGCGCATGGAAATACTACGACTTTTCCCTTTCCAGATACAAACACCATACTACAACAGGACTCAGCAGAACACTCCTGCACGACTACCACTGGATAATGAACGGCAAGCTCGATACCTGGGACGTGCAGTGGTTCCTCTCCGTATGGTTCAACAAAGGATGGGTCATCGCCCCAAATGTAAGCATGGTACGTAATATCGGATATGATGCCGAAAGCACCCACACCCAGCGGATACCACCCTGGTTCAGCAAAATCGCTTACGGCGAAATCACCGATATCGTACATCCGCAGAAAAGATCAATAGACCAGGAAGCAGACAACTACGCCAGTAAGGTCATGTTTTCGCCCAGCAGGACTTACCTGGTGGTACGTGATTTTATCAAAACAAGCCCCCGGCTGATGAAGTTATATACGCGACTGACAACAAAATAA
- a CDS encoding WcaI family glycosyltransferase yields the protein MATRILLISGYFSPEPSGIGKYNGELMEWLAARGYECSVITSYPSYPQWKVAPEYQHKKYYYSNEIHAVGNQSAIHVFRCPMYVPAKPSGSRRVLQDISFYASATLRLVPLLFGKKYDVVLIVSPAFHLGLLGFWYKLTRKATFLYHIQDMQIEAARDLGMIKSRWLLQQMFSIEKFIFRKADMVSSISPQMVASIAGKAGKQVNLFPNWVDTSLFYPLSDKAPLKQKFGQEAGSKIILYSGAIGEKQGLEHVLEVAMRLHNDQKIRFIICGSGPYAQTLAEKAKAARLSNISFLPLQPAATFNEFLNMADVHLVLQKGKASDLVLPSKLTTILAVGGVSVITANAGTTLYDLVREHQVGISVNADDTDALEAGIRQALDSEHSKISSNARQYAEQYLGVNGIMQQFEQDILSA from the coding sequence ATGGCCACACGTATTTTATTGATCAGCGGGTATTTTTCGCCGGAGCCCAGCGGCATTGGCAAATACAACGGAGAGCTCATGGAATGGCTTGCTGCCAGAGGCTATGAGTGCAGTGTTATTACATCCTATCCTTCTTACCCGCAATGGAAGGTGGCGCCGGAATATCAACATAAAAAATATTACTACTCCAATGAAATACATGCTGTTGGCAATCAGTCAGCCATCCATGTTTTCCGCTGCCCGATGTACGTACCTGCAAAGCCAAGCGGGAGCCGGAGAGTATTACAGGATATCAGTTTCTACGCTTCTGCCACCCTGCGGCTTGTGCCCCTCCTGTTTGGCAAAAAATATGATGTAGTACTGATAGTATCACCCGCCTTTCACCTTGGCCTGCTGGGCTTTTGGTATAAACTCACCAGAAAGGCCACCTTCCTCTACCATATTCAGGACATGCAGATAGAAGCAGCCCGGGATTTAGGTATGATTAAGTCCAGATGGTTATTACAGCAAATGTTTTCTATAGAGAAATTCATTTTCAGAAAGGCTGACATGGTCAGCAGCATTTCCCCGCAGATGGTGGCCAGTATTGCCGGAAAAGCCGGAAAACAGGTAAACCTGTTTCCTAACTGGGTCGATACTTCGTTGTTTTATCCACTGTCAGACAAAGCACCGCTAAAACAGAAATTCGGACAGGAGGCTGGTAGCAAGATCATTTTGTACAGCGGCGCCATCGGCGAAAAACAGGGACTGGAACATGTGCTGGAAGTGGCCATGCGCCTGCATAACGATCAAAAGATACGCTTTATCATCTGTGGTTCCGGACCTTATGCCCAAACACTGGCAGAAAAAGCAAAGGCTGCACGCCTCAGCAATATCAGCTTCCTGCCCTTACAACCTGCAGCTACTTTCAACGAATTTTTAAATATGGCAGATGTACACCTGGTACTACAAAAAGGTAAGGCCAGCGACCTGGTACTACCTTCCAAACTCACTACCATACTGGCTGTAGGTGGCGTAAGCGTTATCACAGCCAATGCAGGCACCACACTTTATGACCTTGTGAGAGAGCACCAGGTAGGTATCAGCGTAAACGCGGATGATACCGATGCCTTGGAAGCCGGAATCAGACAGGCATTAGACAGTGAGCACAGTAAAATTTCCAGTAATGCCAGGCAATATGCGGAACAATACCTCGGCGTAAATGGGATTATGCAGCAATTTGAGCAGGATATATTATCAGCATAG
- a CDS encoding FkbM family methyltransferase produces MNLIFKMADAARVMLQSGKGLGGLLRNGASVASTQIMHNCGHYISQLNTIIDVGANKGQFALAAAYKFPHAKVLSFEPLPDAYKSLQQNTRKSARISAFNYALGSNDGQLAFYSNEYSHASSALQVSETLIALEPGTANAVLTQVPVKRLDTVLQQLPVNGPVLLKMDVQGFEKEVLSGAGNSLQQIDYLLFETSFVPLYKGEPLFDEMHHFVKSLGFEFIAPVGFLQSGKLQILQMDLLYKKR; encoded by the coding sequence ATGAACCTGATATTTAAAATGGCAGATGCAGCACGGGTGATGCTACAATCAGGCAAAGGCCTGGGCGGATTGCTACGGAACGGGGCCTCTGTAGCCTCCACACAGATCATGCACAACTGCGGGCATTACATCTCCCAACTAAACACCATCATCGATGTTGGCGCAAACAAGGGACAGTTTGCACTCGCAGCAGCGTATAAATTTCCACACGCCAAAGTACTTTCCTTTGAGCCACTGCCGGATGCTTATAAATCATTGCAACAAAATACCAGAAAATCTGCCCGGATCAGCGCCTTCAATTATGCGCTAGGCAGCAATGATGGCCAGCTGGCATTTTATAGCAACGAATATTCCCATGCCAGTTCCGCACTGCAAGTCAGTGAAACACTCATAGCACTGGAACCTGGCACTGCAAATGCAGTATTAACACAGGTACCGGTAAAGCGACTGGATACTGTGTTACAACAGCTGCCCGTCAATGGCCCCGTACTTTTAAAAATGGACGTGCAGGGCTTTGAGAAAGAGGTACTATCCGGCGCTGGCAATAGCCTGCAACAAATAGACTACCTCCTTTTTGAAACCAGTTTTGTACCCCTTTACAAAGGAGAACCCCTGTTTGATGAAATGCACCATTTTGTCAAATCGCTTGGCTTCGAGTTTATCGCACCTGTAGGATTCCTGCAATCTGGAAAGTTGCAAATCCTGCAAATGGACCTGCTATACAAGAAAAGGTGA